The Peromyscus eremicus chromosome 16_21, PerEre_H2_v1, whole genome shotgun sequence genome includes the window CACACTGCTTAGATGTGGGAGACAGTTGAGATAAGGGAGAAACCATGTCCTTATTGAAGAATTGAAGCAAGAGACAACAGAAAAGAGACAACAACACATTCTAAGAGTGGGAGTCCACCACTGAAAACATCCTGGGAAGCAGTGCCAGAGTGGGGGTTCTCATCTGCTAGAGATTGAATTCCTGTGATAAAACCCTGAGGGAGAGACATGGAAACAGTATTTAGACCTTCACACTTCCCAGTTCTGCCTCCAAGGGCTTGATCAGGTGTGAACAGTTAAAACTGGGAAAAGCTTCCTATTCTTTGCATCCAGATtttgaaggaggagaagaagaagaaccaaTAAGTACTTGTGTTTCTTACATATTTTGttccttttaaaatgagttttaaaatctttctaaatactgaaatacatacattttcatttcagaaacCAACTGTAAGAATTCAATTGTCATATATTACTAAATGTTGTTTGCTTTCTCAAGTAAACTTTTATCCATGCCCTGAATTTGATTTTTAGCTTCCTCATTAGTGGAGATATCAGTGgattttactttttcatttttaaaagaaaattattggaATTACTAAatacttcattttcttatttagaaaaaaactgtTAATAGAGATCTAAATAGCAGTCACATTTGCATAATGACATTCTGTTAATTTTGGTCATTTTAGCATTTAACACTTAGACAACTTTTACCCCCTACTTCCCCTATAGCAGATTCTGCGTTATTTCCCACATTCAGAGAGAAACAATCAAGTTCAACTAAAGTAAAGATGACACATTCAACTGATTCGCCTCACTTCTTTAATAGGTGACATGAGAATGTTTCCTCCTTATGAAGAACAATGGCAAGTCCTGATGAGATCTTGAAGAGAGTAACAAAAGCATGGCAGAATTAGCAAGATGTGCTCATGTTGTACTGATGGCACACTGCTTGCTCATTACCTGGGGCTTGATACAGAGTAGACATTAACCAAAGTTAACTTCAGATGTAAAGTCACTAAGTTGGATTCAGGACTCCATACTGGAAATAGGAAGCAAGAGCACTTTGACAATTACATGTTGCTCAGGGCCTCCACCCCAGGAAGGACTTTACCTTCTAGCAGCTCGAGACTAGCCCCACCTCCAGTGCTCACATGGCTGACCTTATTTTCAGTGTCCCATTTGGCACAGCAAGTAGCAGTATCTCCACCCCCTATAATGGTGACACAGCCCTTGGAGGTGGCCTTTACAACTTCATCCATGAGGGCTTTGGTTCCCTTAGCAAAGGCATCCCATTCAAATACCCCCATAGGTCCATTCCAAATAATAAGCTTTGCCTGGGCCACAATTTGAGCATTGTTTTTAATGCTCTCAGGACCACAGTCCAAACCCATCCAGCCAGATGGTATGCCAGATTCTAGAGTGGCTTGTCCAACTTTTGCATGCTCATCAAACTTGTCAGCGGTTACAAAGTCAACAGGAAAGGTTATCTTTACACCGTTCTTTTCTGCTTTGGCCATGATCTCTTTGACAATTTTGGCTCCCTCTTCATCATATAAGGAAGCACCAATCTCCATGTTCTTGAGTTCCTTCAGGAAGGTGTAAGCCATCCCACCTCCAATAATCATGAAGTTGACTTTGTCTAACATGTTTTTGATGAGTTGAATCTTATCTGTCACTTTGGCTCCACCAAGGATAGCCAGGAAGGGTTTCTCTGGGTTTTCTAAGACCTTGGCAAAGTAATCTAGTTCCTTCTTCATGAGGAACCCAGATGCCTTCTGGGGCAAATTTACTCCCACCATGGAACTGTGGGCCCGGTGTGCAGTGCCAAAAGCATCGTTGACATAGATATCACCAAGTTTCGACAGTGATGCTCTGAAGGCTTCTACTTTAGCTGGCTCAGCGACAACCTTTTTTCCAGAAGAATCCTGACCCTTGCCTTCTTCCTCCACGTGAAAGCGCAGGTTCTCCAAAAGGATGACAGACCCATTATCTGGATTGGCACAAGCTTTCTCTacttcagcacccacacagtcCTTCAGGAACAAAACATCCTTGCCCAGCATGGATTTGAGCTCAGCAGCAACAGGCTCTAAGGAATATTTGTCTGGCATAGGGACACCGTCAGGCCGGCCAAGGTGACTCATAAGAACTACGGACTTGGCTCCCTTTTCCAGACAGTGCTTGATGCTTGGGATGGCGGCCTTGATTCTCTGGTTGTTGGTGATTTGGTTGTTCTTCATAGGAACGTTAAAGTCTACTCTCATGATGACTCTTTTCCCCTTAACATCTACTTTGTCCAGAGTCAACTTACtagaaagagacatcttgatggtATGTTGAACAACCTCTTTACTGCTGCGAGGAGGCTTGCTCGGTGGTGATTTTTAACGCTTGAGCCTTGGCCCCACCCTGTCTCTCTGAGTTCTAAGTCTCCCGCACAACCGCCAGTAATAGGCTTTGAAAGGAATTCCAGCTCTATGATTGGTCCACGATCCTGTCTATCTTGATTTGGAAAGTTTTGCCTGGTACAGGTTTAAACTGCCATCCTAGAATAATAAACAGTAAAACTGAGAGCTGAACACTAAAGATGGGAAATTAAAAAGCTTTCAAAGTAAAAAGCACCAGAGggtcagatttttttcttcctggttcttgtttttacatcatctttcaaatatattttgttcCTAAGAAATTAAAAAGTATAACCAACCATAAGaatatcaaaaaattaaataactctTCCCCACATCCAATCTCCAATTACATTATTGACTAAAATCCTCAGCAATGCAAATGATGAAAATTTGAAAGCAATTTTCTTTAATTCAAGGTAGCATAAGATGTATCCTCTGTCCTTGATAAATATTTCTGATGAGGTCACAGCTTGATGTTAGGCATTGTGATATATTCTTACTTCGGGAATCATGTATTTCTCTTAGCATAGGgttcttaaattatttattaatttttagacTTCTGTGAAAGAATGCTTGCTGCCTCCTGCAGGAGACTAGCACAGGATACTAGCAAAGAGAACATCTCGTATCTTTCAGGATTCAGGAGTTAGGATattgtccctttctttctttcttctttcttttgcttaCTCTTCGTATGATTTAGAAATCAAGCATTTCTTGAGTTGAAGTTTTCtaccaaaaaatgaaaacaagtaaaaataattcaaaagaatATTTATAAGGTTGGTTGAGTGGTGAAACTAGTATGATATCTCTCCAGATTGCTCtttttgttcaggattgcttAGGGTGTTTTGGGTCTTTAGAGTTTCCACATGTATTTTTGGAGGTTCATTTATCTGTTTCTATGATGACTGCCATGTaggattgctttgaatctgtaaaTCACTTTAAGTAGGGGTGATcagtttcacaatattaattctacaaatctgtgaatgtgtgtggtgggggatcTTTCCATATGTCAGTGTCTTCCCCCATCTCTTTTAGAGAAGTAAATTTTTCATTGTCAAGGTCTTTCAGTTTCTTAGTTTTCTCctagaattttctttcctttttgaggctattgtgaatgagtGTTCCCTCTTCCCATGGTCTCTTTCTCAGTATGTTTGTTATGGCTTATGGAAAGGATACTAATATTTGTAAGGTAACTTTGTGCTCTATTTGTTTTAATGTTGATAGTTTCCAGTTCTTTTCTGCTGGAATTTATGGTATCTGATGTATAAAATAATATCatcaaaaatagtaataatttgaTCTCCTTTCCTATCtgtattcttttaatttcttccttttctcttattgttctagctaccGCTTCAAGCTTTGTTGCAAAACTGAGGATAATGGACAACCCTGGTTTATTCCCAATGTAATCAAATaactgagtttttctccatttaggaatgtTGGTCGTGTTtgtcatattaaatatttattatgttgaggtatgttccctcCCATTGAACTTtgtctaggacttttatcatgaagccATGTTGTGTAGGTGGTCTTTTCTGTTTCACCAGCCAGatcccaaataaccacagagaaacattattaataagaaaagaaatgctcAGCTGATAACTTAGGCTCATTTTTTAGCTACCTCTTATAACCTAAATTAACTCATCTTTATTAATccatgtgctgccctgaggctcgttTACCTTATGTACGTACTTCCCATCCTGACTGCTCTGTGTCTCATGGCATCTCCTTGTAACTCTTCagactctttcttcttctcctcagcattctctctgtccccaAAATGCTGCCTAGGCATTTtactaacaatgagagcaacacatctttacagtctacagaaggattattccatagaaattccccttttttgtctaattaaaacggaaaattttactttaacaaagtaaaattatatacaataaaaacagttataaattaagaattatagttaccaTATCCAGTccttttgtatttggcaaaatagaGAGAATGCTCCATCTGTTGTCTTCTACTGTAGAGTCCAGAATTtcgtacctaatttactttctacaaTGATTTAGGGAGGGAgaactgtaactgtaactatctactcttcaaccccatcaaagacagagaaggatatattattcctgagtaaacagaaagaacagagaaagcatCTTCCAAAATTAAGAGATTACTCAAACAAttggctgcctggacagacaCCCTAGGTCCTTCCATAATGTTGGCACATCCAACTTTGGCTTACAGCCCTAGtaatctgacagacatttttaaGATGCAGGGAATTGAAAGACTGTCTTATCATGTCTTGGCAAAGCTTGACAGCTGCTCCTTTGTGCAtcttgctggtccagtttggacagtttACTGTCAGCAATTGtggcaagggcaatttcttttcccaaatggctagtttttgccataaagaaagcaaactccctaTGGAGGTActttaatgcccatcatcctcttttgaagtaaattgatgttgtcatgaaaagccttaggttattaaagaTGTTGAATACCATATTCtgaagatctctgaagtgtttaaagaccatctatctatctaaatatatatatttaactttgaAATCAttctaatatgactataagtttgattattatagatgactaaccactaacctgtattttttattttacattacttTTCTAGTTTAGTTGCATAAGAACAATAttccaaacaagagtagaaacatactgatgtattttgagattaatagttgtttttggattaaagtatgttaaataatttaccctttttcctatcattcctatatcatatccacattttttcctttaggaacagatctttgaatttaactcttttgtttagcaTTTTCTCTGACTATGAgtaataacaatttgtaaccaacaccaatacacaatgacaaacatccataatccattgaatAACCAAAACTCACTCATaacccatctcttgggaatgtaggcacCATTTTTTAGACTACTTTCTGTTATTTGTGGATGCTAGTATCTTTGGGGAaaacttgagaaaatcaggatattTGTTAGGTCTTGACTAGAGTAATTTGtgaggttggatcatctcagcaagCTTCCTCGAAGCTGTTTGAGACACAGAATTCTGAGGGGACTAAAAGAtgcattttgagatgctggatGACCTAGGCCAtctattttcattggtgtctggccTCCttattctgaaaatacataaactttttaaGGTTCCATACAAGTCTGTATTAATACAGTATAtactgtgtgttgtacacattagtcaaaaatgatttttttgttttatgttttagcaggtaaaatatatattacctgttttgtagtttttctaggtttatttctttaagtCTGTAATGAGGATTTTCAGAGGATTCTGCCCCTATAAAACTCGGTCCATATCAACCTAAAATGAATCCAcatcctctcatttcctgtggaaataaaagcataacctcttctccaaagtcaCATACCTTTCCATTTTGAagtctttcaagacaggatttctctgtgtagttttggtgcctgccctggatctcaaactcacagagatctgcctggctctgcctcccaagtgctgggattaaaagcatgcaccaccactgcccagctaagatatttttaaaatatataggttgatttaatatgacagctttcataatcaaatgtctcttagtaGCTATCGCTTCTTTATCAGCagtcaaaaaaatttaaagacaacaccatagcatataggatccagactccttgtgtattttctatttttgcatgcctttttcttttatattacactcatctttctttaaagactttattacttttactattttttatgactgtctat containing:
- the LOC131926558 gene encoding phosphoglycerate kinase 2, producing MSLSSKLTLDKVDVKGKRVIMRVDFNVPMKNNQITNNQRIKAAIPSIKHCLEKGAKSVVLMSHLGRPDGVPMPDKYSLEPVAAELKSMLGKDVLFLKDCVGAEVEKACANPDNGSVILLENLRFHVEEEGKGQDSSGKKVVAEPAKVEAFRASLSKLGDIYVNDAFGTAHRAHSSMVGVNLPQKASGFLMKKELDYFAKVLENPEKPFLAILGGAKVTDKIQLIKNMLDKVNFMIIGGGMAYTFLKELKNMEIGASLYDEEGAKIVKEIMAKAEKNGVKITFPVDFVTADKFDEHAKVGQATLESGIPSGWMGLDCGPESIKNNAQIVAQAKLIIWNGPMGVFEWDAFAKGTKALMDEVVKATSKGCVTIIGGGDTATCCAKWDTENKVSHVSTGGGASLELLEGKVLPGVEALSNM